The Litoribacterium kuwaitense genomic sequence GGAATCTGATAAGTGTTTTGACTGCGAATTCGAAATTTTTATATAATTACGGTATGATATAATTAATTAATTAATTTAAAGGTGGGAGAAAATTGTCTGAGAATATTTTAACTGGCAGCTTTAAACTAATGAAATCATTAAATCGTTCCGCGATTTTAAATAAAATACGCAATGATGGCCCTATTTCGAGAGCAGAAATTGCCAAACAAACAAAACTTACTCCAGCGACAGTGACTAATATTGTTAAAGAGTTATTGCTTTCTGAAATCATTATCGAAAAAAACCAAGGAAGAGGAGTTCGAGGTCGAAAACCAACCATGTTAGTCATTAATTCTAGCAATTTCCATATTATTGGTCTTGATATTGGTCCAAAAAAAATCCATGTAGTACTTTCAGACTTGGATGCGAACCTTCTTGAGAAATATCAAACATTAATACCTAAAAAAATTACTAGTGATGGATTGCTAAATATAATAAAAGACAGTATTCATTACGTCATTTCTAAGAAACATATCGATAAGAAAAAAATAATTGGTATTGGAGTGGGGATGCATGGAGTGGTAGATGTTGAAAAAGGGCTTTCGCTATTTGCTCCATCACTACAACTAAGAAATATCCCAATTAAAAAATACCTTGAACACGAATTCAATATGGTTGTAAAAGTTGAAAATGATGCTCGAGCTATGGCTTTAGGGGAAGCATGGTTTGGTGATGGAAGTGGAGCAAATTCTATTATTGCTATTAATATAGGGCGTAGTGTAAATGCCGGTATTATTATAAATGGGGAATTGTATCATGGGGAGCATTTTATGGGTGGTGAAACTGGTCATATGACAATAGACATTGATGGTCCCAGGTGTAGTTGCGGTAATTATGGATGCTTACAAAGTTATACAACAGGTCCGGCAATTGCTGCTAGGGCTAAGCATGAAATCTCAATAGGGAGAGAAAGCATTCTTAGAGAGTGGGTAGATAATGACCTTGAGCTTATAGACGGAAAACTCATTCATGAGGCTGCAATAAAAGGCGACCCTCTAAGTATTGAGATTTTATCACAAGCAGGAAAATATTTGGGGGTAGGGTTAACC encodes the following:
- a CDS encoding ROK family transcriptional regulator, with the translated sequence MSENILTGSFKLMKSLNRSAILNKIRNDGPISRAEIAKQTKLTPATVTNIVKELLLSEIIIEKNQGRGVRGRKPTMLVINSSNFHIIGLDIGPKKIHVVLSDLDANLLEKYQTLIPKKITSDGLLNIIKDSIHYVISKKHIDKKKIIGIGVGMHGVVDVEKGLSLFAPSLQLRNIPIKKYLEHEFNMVVKVENDARAMALGEAWFGDGSGANSIIAINIGRSVNAGIIINGELYHGEHFMGGETGHMTIDIDGPRCSCGNYGCLQSYTTGPAIAARAKHEISIGRESILREWVDNDLELIDGKLIHEAAIKGDPLSIEILSQAGKYLGVGLTNLIHVLNPSRIIIGGGVSKAGDFLMDSVKQSIQKRVLEQSANQTEILISKLGDYVTAIGAISLLLVEIFPPDQQSRTSIIL